One region of Primulina tabacum isolate GXHZ01 chromosome 1, ASM2559414v2, whole genome shotgun sequence genomic DNA includes:
- the LOC142555907 gene encoding uncharacterized protein LOC142555907 isoform X2 yields the protein MSHFGRSGPPDIRDTYSLLVLNITFRTTADDLFPLFDKYGKVVDVFIPRDRRTGDSRGFAFVRYKYQEEAAKAVDKLDGRVVDGREIMVQFAKYGPDAEKINKGRISEPVYKSRRRSRSRSPRPRHKDDYKDKDKDYRKRSRSRSRGRYERERERDVGRDRDRRHHGRSRSQSWSGSRSPAYRRDRGRGKYNDERRSRSRSYGSASPVHRSLSPRRSPSPMRSLARDESPDAKNHKERSATPKSVSPRVIRDGSQSPFPGSEADE from the exons ATGTCGCACTTTGGTAGATCTGGGCCGCCGGACATCAGAGACACCTATTCTCTTCTCGTCCTCAACATCACTTTCC GTACGACGGCAGATGATTTGTTTCCCCTCTTTGACAAATATGGAAAAGTAGTTGATGTTTTCATCCCCAGGGACCGGAG GACCGGAGACTCGAGGGGCTTCGCATTTGTACGATATAAGTATCAGGAAGAGGCTGCAAAGGCGGTTGACAAGCTAGATG GAAGAGTTGTTGATGGGCGAGAAATAATGGTTCAATTTGCAAAGTATGGCCCGGACGCTGAAAAAAT TAACAAGGGGAGGATTTCAGAACCTGTTTACAAGTCCAGAAGGCGATCTAGAAGTCGCAGTCCTCGGCCAAG GCACAAAGATGATTACAAGGACAAGGATAAGGATTACCGGAAGAGGAGCCGTAGTAGAAGTAGAGGTAGATATGAACGTGAACGTGAGCGTGATGTTGGCAGGGACAGGGATCGTCGGCACCATGGCAGGAGCAGGAGCCAAAGTTGGAGCGGCAGTCGGAGTCCTGCTTATCGCAGAGACCGTGGAAGAGGCAAGTATAATGATGAACGACGCAGTCGAAGTCGGTCTTATGGAAG TGCTTCCCCTGTTCATCGCAGTCTTAGTCCTCGACGAAGCCCATCTCCAATGAGATCTCTGGCCAGGGATGAAAGTCCAGATGCTAAGAATCACAAAGAACGATCAGCCACTCCAAAGAGTGTGTCCCCTCGTGTTATTCGTGATGGTTCTCAAAGCCCATTTCCAGGTTCTGAAGCTGAT GAATAA
- the LOC142555907 gene encoding uncharacterized protein LOC142555907 isoform X4, protein MSHFGRSGPPDIRDTYSLLVLNITFRTTADDLFPLFDKYGKVVDVFIPRDRRTGDSRGFAFVRYKYQEEAAKAVDKLDGRVVDGREIMVQFAKYGPDAEKINKGRISEPVYKSRRRSRSRSPRPRDRDRRHHGRSRSQSWSGSRSPAYRRDRGRGKYNDERRSRSRSYGSTIDSASPVHRSLSPRRSPSPMRSLARDESPDAKNHKERSATPKSVSPRVIRDGSQSPFPGSEADE, encoded by the exons ATGTCGCACTTTGGTAGATCTGGGCCGCCGGACATCAGAGACACCTATTCTCTTCTCGTCCTCAACATCACTTTCC GTACGACGGCAGATGATTTGTTTCCCCTCTTTGACAAATATGGAAAAGTAGTTGATGTTTTCATCCCCAGGGACCGGAG GACCGGAGACTCGAGGGGCTTCGCATTTGTACGATATAAGTATCAGGAAGAGGCTGCAAAGGCGGTTGACAAGCTAGATG GAAGAGTTGTTGATGGGCGAGAAATAATGGTTCAATTTGCAAAGTATGGCCCGGACGCTGAAAAAAT TAACAAGGGGAGGATTTCAGAACCTGTTTACAAGTCCAGAAGGCGATCTAGAAGTCGCAGTCCTCGGCCAAG GGACAGGGATCGTCGGCACCATGGCAGGAGCAGGAGCCAAAGTTGGAGCGGCAGTCGGAGTCCTGCTTATCGCAGAGACCGTGGAAGAGGCAAGTATAATGATGAACGACGCAGTCGAAGTCGGTCTTATGGAAG CACAATCGACAGTGCTTCCCCTGTTCATCGCAGTCTTAGTCCTCGACGAAGCCCATCTCCAATGAGATCTCTGGCCAGGGATGAAAGTCCAGATGCTAAGAATCACAAAGAACGATCAGCCACTCCAAAGAGTGTGTCCCCTCGTGTTATTCGTGATGGTTCTCAAAGCCCATTTCCAGGTTCTGAAGCTGAT GAATAA
- the LOC142555907 gene encoding uncharacterized protein LOC142555907 isoform X6, whose amino-acid sequence MCNWRTGDSRGFAFVRYKYQEEAAKAVDKLDGRVVDGREIMVQFAKYGPDAEKINKGRISEPVYKSRRRSRSRSPRPRHKDDYKDKDKDYRKRSRSRSRGRYERERERDVGRDRDRRHHGRSRSQSWSGSRSPAYRRDRGRGKYNDERRSRSRSYGSTIDSASPVHRSLSPRRSPSPMRSLARDESPDAKNHKERSATPKSVSPRVIRDGSQSPFPGSEADE is encoded by the exons ATGTGTAATTGGAG GACCGGAGACTCGAGGGGCTTCGCATTTGTACGATATAAGTATCAGGAAGAGGCTGCAAAGGCGGTTGACAAGCTAGATG GAAGAGTTGTTGATGGGCGAGAAATAATGGTTCAATTTGCAAAGTATGGCCCGGACGCTGAAAAAAT TAACAAGGGGAGGATTTCAGAACCTGTTTACAAGTCCAGAAGGCGATCTAGAAGTCGCAGTCCTCGGCCAAG GCACAAAGATGATTACAAGGACAAGGATAAGGATTACCGGAAGAGGAGCCGTAGTAGAAGTAGAGGTAGATATGAACGTGAACGTGAGCGTGATGTTGGCAGGGACAGGGATCGTCGGCACCATGGCAGGAGCAGGAGCCAAAGTTGGAGCGGCAGTCGGAGTCCTGCTTATCGCAGAGACCGTGGAAGAGGCAAGTATAATGATGAACGACGCAGTCGAAGTCGGTCTTATGGAAG CACAATCGACAGTGCTTCCCCTGTTCATCGCAGTCTTAGTCCTCGACGAAGCCCATCTCCAATGAGATCTCTGGCCAGGGATGAAAGTCCAGATGCTAAGAATCACAAAGAACGATCAGCCACTCCAAAGAGTGTGTCCCCTCGTGTTATTCGTGATGGTTCTCAAAGCCCATTTCCAGGTTCTGAAGCTGAT GAATAA
- the LOC142555907 gene encoding uncharacterized protein LOC142555907 isoform X1 has product MSHFGRSGPPDIRDTYSLLVLNITFRTTADDLFPLFDKYGKVVDVFIPRDRRTGDSRGFAFVRYKYQEEAAKAVDKLDGRVVDGREIMVQFAKYGPDAEKINKGRISEPVYKSRRRSRSRSPRPRHKDDYKDKDKDYRKRSRSRSRGRYERERERDVGRDRDRRHHGRSRSQSWSGSRSPAYRRDRGRGKYNDERRSRSRSYGSTIDSASPVHRSLSPRRSPSPMRSLARDESPDAKNHKERSATPKSVSPRVIRDGSQSPFPGSEADE; this is encoded by the exons ATGTCGCACTTTGGTAGATCTGGGCCGCCGGACATCAGAGACACCTATTCTCTTCTCGTCCTCAACATCACTTTCC GTACGACGGCAGATGATTTGTTTCCCCTCTTTGACAAATATGGAAAAGTAGTTGATGTTTTCATCCCCAGGGACCGGAG GACCGGAGACTCGAGGGGCTTCGCATTTGTACGATATAAGTATCAGGAAGAGGCTGCAAAGGCGGTTGACAAGCTAGATG GAAGAGTTGTTGATGGGCGAGAAATAATGGTTCAATTTGCAAAGTATGGCCCGGACGCTGAAAAAAT TAACAAGGGGAGGATTTCAGAACCTGTTTACAAGTCCAGAAGGCGATCTAGAAGTCGCAGTCCTCGGCCAAG GCACAAAGATGATTACAAGGACAAGGATAAGGATTACCGGAAGAGGAGCCGTAGTAGAAGTAGAGGTAGATATGAACGTGAACGTGAGCGTGATGTTGGCAGGGACAGGGATCGTCGGCACCATGGCAGGAGCAGGAGCCAAAGTTGGAGCGGCAGTCGGAGTCCTGCTTATCGCAGAGACCGTGGAAGAGGCAAGTATAATGATGAACGACGCAGTCGAAGTCGGTCTTATGGAAG CACAATCGACAGTGCTTCCCCTGTTCATCGCAGTCTTAGTCCTCGACGAAGCCCATCTCCAATGAGATCTCTGGCCAGGGATGAAAGTCCAGATGCTAAGAATCACAAAGAACGATCAGCCACTCCAAAGAGTGTGTCCCCTCGTGTTATTCGTGATGGTTCTCAAAGCCCATTTCCAGGTTCTGAAGCTGAT GAATAA
- the LOC142555899 gene encoding annexin Gh1-like — MSTLCVPAQVPSVAEDCEQLHKAFSGWGTKEGLIISILGHRNAAQRKLIRQVYAETYGEDLLKALDKELTNDFERAVMLWTLDPLERDAYIANEATKRWTSSNQVLVEIACARSPKELLLARDAYHIRFKRSLEEDVAYHTTGDFRKLLVPLVSSYRYCGDDVDLTLAKREAKILHEKISEKACSDDDLIRILATRSKAQINATLNQYKNEFGNDINKDLKADPKDEYLSILRATVKCLVYPEKYFEKVIRLAINSRGTDEGALTRVVVTRAEVDMKVIIDEYYRRTSVPLDRAIAKDTTGDYEDMLLALIGHGEA, encoded by the exons ATGTCGACCCTTTGTGTACCAGCACAAGTTCCCTCTGTAGCCGAGGACTGTGAACAACTCCACAAAGCATTTTCAG GATGGGGTACCAAAGAGGGGTTGATCATATCCATTTTGGGCCACAGAAATGCCGCACAACGCAAGCTGATTCGACAAGTTTATGCAGAGACCTATGGAGAAGATTTGCTCAAAGCCTTGGATAAAGAACTAACAAATGATTTTGAG AGGGCTGTGATGCTCTGGACGCTGGACCCTCTGGAGAGAGATGCATATATTGCTAATGAAGCTACAAAGAGGTGGACATCGAGCAATCAAGTTCTCGTGGAGATAGCGTGTGCAAGATCACCAAAAGAATTGCTTTTGGCTAGGGATGCTTATCATATTCGTTTTAAAAGGTCACTTGAGGAAGACGTTGCTTATCACACAACTGGAGACTTCAGAAAG CTTTTGGTCCCCTTGGTAAGCTCCTATCGCTATTGTGGAGACGATGTGGATTTGACTCTGGCCAAAAGAGAAGCTAAAATTCTACACGAGAAAATCTCAGAGAAGGCTTGCAGCGATGATGATCTCATCAGGATATTGGCCACGAGGAGCAAGGCACAAATCAATGCAACACTTAATCAGTACAAAAATGAATTTGGGAACGATATAAACAAG GATTTGAAAGCTGATCCTAAAGACGAGTACCTCTCCATTCTGAGAGCCACAGTGAAGTGTTTGGTTTACCCGGAGAAGTATTTTGAAAAGGTCATCCGGCTTGCAATAAATAGTCGTGGGACTGACGAAGGAGCCTTAACCAGAGTAGTTGTCACAAGGGCTGAAGTTGACATGAAAGTTATCATAGATGAGTATTACAGAAGAACTAGCGTGCCTCTGGATCGAGCCATTGCTAAGGATACTACAGGAGACTACGAGGATATGCTTCTCGCTCTCATCGGACACGGGGAAGCTTGA
- the LOC142555907 gene encoding uncharacterized protein LOC142555907 isoform X5 produces MSHFGRSGPPDIRDTYSLLVLNITFRTTADDLFPLFDKYGKVVDVFIPRDRRTGDSRGFAFVRYKYQEEAAKAVDKLDGRVVDGREIMVQFAKYGPDAEKINKGRISEPVYKSRRRSRSRSPRPRDRDRRHHGRSRSQSWSGSRSPAYRRDRGRGKYNDERRSRSRSYGSASPVHRSLSPRRSPSPMRSLARDESPDAKNHKERSATPKSVSPRVIRDGSQSPFPGSEADE; encoded by the exons ATGTCGCACTTTGGTAGATCTGGGCCGCCGGACATCAGAGACACCTATTCTCTTCTCGTCCTCAACATCACTTTCC GTACGACGGCAGATGATTTGTTTCCCCTCTTTGACAAATATGGAAAAGTAGTTGATGTTTTCATCCCCAGGGACCGGAG GACCGGAGACTCGAGGGGCTTCGCATTTGTACGATATAAGTATCAGGAAGAGGCTGCAAAGGCGGTTGACAAGCTAGATG GAAGAGTTGTTGATGGGCGAGAAATAATGGTTCAATTTGCAAAGTATGGCCCGGACGCTGAAAAAAT TAACAAGGGGAGGATTTCAGAACCTGTTTACAAGTCCAGAAGGCGATCTAGAAGTCGCAGTCCTCGGCCAAG GGACAGGGATCGTCGGCACCATGGCAGGAGCAGGAGCCAAAGTTGGAGCGGCAGTCGGAGTCCTGCTTATCGCAGAGACCGTGGAAGAGGCAAGTATAATGATGAACGACGCAGTCGAAGTCGGTCTTATGGAAG TGCTTCCCCTGTTCATCGCAGTCTTAGTCCTCGACGAAGCCCATCTCCAATGAGATCTCTGGCCAGGGATGAAAGTCCAGATGCTAAGAATCACAAAGAACGATCAGCCACTCCAAAGAGTGTGTCCCCTCGTGTTATTCGTGATGGTTCTCAAAGCCCATTTCCAGGTTCTGAAGCTGAT GAATAA
- the LOC142555907 gene encoding uncharacterized protein LOC142555907 isoform X3: protein MSHFGRSGPPDIRDTYSLLVLNITFRTTADDLFPLFDKYGKVVDVFIPRDRRTGDSRGFAFVRYKYQEEAAKAVDKLDGRVVDGREIMVQFAKYGPDAEKINKGRISEPVYKSRRRSRSRSPRPRHKDDYKDKDKDYRKRSRSRSRGRYERERERDVGRDRDRRHHGRSRSQSWSGSRSPAYRRDRGRGKYNDERRSRSRSYGSLSPRRSPSPMRSLARDESPDAKNHKERSATPKSVSPRVIRDGSQSPFPGSEADE from the exons ATGTCGCACTTTGGTAGATCTGGGCCGCCGGACATCAGAGACACCTATTCTCTTCTCGTCCTCAACATCACTTTCC GTACGACGGCAGATGATTTGTTTCCCCTCTTTGACAAATATGGAAAAGTAGTTGATGTTTTCATCCCCAGGGACCGGAG GACCGGAGACTCGAGGGGCTTCGCATTTGTACGATATAAGTATCAGGAAGAGGCTGCAAAGGCGGTTGACAAGCTAGATG GAAGAGTTGTTGATGGGCGAGAAATAATGGTTCAATTTGCAAAGTATGGCCCGGACGCTGAAAAAAT TAACAAGGGGAGGATTTCAGAACCTGTTTACAAGTCCAGAAGGCGATCTAGAAGTCGCAGTCCTCGGCCAAG GCACAAAGATGATTACAAGGACAAGGATAAGGATTACCGGAAGAGGAGCCGTAGTAGAAGTAGAGGTAGATATGAACGTGAACGTGAGCGTGATGTTGGCAGGGACAGGGATCGTCGGCACCATGGCAGGAGCAGGAGCCAAAGTTGGAGCGGCAGTCGGAGTCCTGCTTATCGCAGAGACCGTGGAAGAGGCAAGTATAATGATGAACGACGCAGTCGAAGTCGGTCTTATGGAAG TCTTAGTCCTCGACGAAGCCCATCTCCAATGAGATCTCTGGCCAGGGATGAAAGTCCAGATGCTAAGAATCACAAAGAACGATCAGCCACTCCAAAGAGTGTGTCCCCTCGTGTTATTCGTGATGGTTCTCAAAGCCCATTTCCAGGTTCTGAAGCTGAT GAATAA